In Mycoplasmopsis phocirhinis, the DNA window TTTGACTTGAAAGATTAGATTTAAAAATGTTTGAATCTTTATGAGAGTCAAATAATATAGTATTTATTAAACTGGAATTTAAATTTGTGTTTAAATTATTTTTTCCAGTTGTTAAAAATAATTTATATGCTGAACTATAATTTTTGTAACCATTTTGACTTAAATATGTTTCACTAAAATCGTTTAATATACCAATTCGAATAAATTCAAATTTTGAGTTTTTGTAATCAGTTTTAATATAAACACAACTATTTTTTTCAATTCACTTGTAATTATCTTTTAAAAAGATCATAAAAAAAATTGAATCAGAACTGGTTTCAGTTTTGTGTTGATTAAAAAATAAATCATTATTAATGATGTAAAATGAATTTATTAAAGGTTCTAATTCTTTGAAAAAATCTTCTATATTAGAAAAAGATTCATCGTTCAAATCGTGCTTAAAAAATGTATCTAAATAATCTTTAACAATATATTTGTTTTTTTTATCTTCTAAAGTGTTTATTTGTTTTAAATCACCAATTTCAATTTTCTTGTTTAGGTTAATATATATATATATATATATATATATAAGTATATTTATTTCTGTTAAAAATCATATTTTTCCTTTGATATTAAAAGTCTATCAAAAAAAATGAATAAACACGCTTAAATATTTTGTTTATTGAATCTAAACCATAAAAAAATTGACTTGTTAAGTCAATTTCTTTGTATTTTTATTCCTTAACTGAATTGCTTGCATCATTTAAAACATCATCTATAGAAAGATTTTGGATACTTACATCATCTTTTTGTGAAGCAGGAGGAAGAGTCATATTTTTAGCTATATATTCTATTTCTTCAGAAACAATAGTTTCTTTTTCTAATAAAGCAGTTTTAATCAGTTCAAGTAATTCTTTATTTTTGTTAATAACTTTAACAGCTTTGTTTTTGGCTTCAAGAACAATTTTTCTCACTTCTAAATCAATTTCTTTAGCAATTTCCGGTGAAAATGTTGATGATTTTAAATAATCTCTACCTAAAAACGGTGAACCTTCATCTGCTTCATATTGAATAGGACCTAAATCCGACATTCCTCACTCTGTAACCATTTTACGGGCAATTTTTGTTGCTTTTTGAATATCATCGCTAGCTCCGGTTGAAATATTATCAGCTCCATAAATAATCTCTTCGGCAGCGCGACCACCCATAAATGAAGTTATCATAGAAATTAATTCGTTGCGAGACATATTATATTTTTCATCTTCAGGTGTCATTAGGTTATAACCACCGGCTTGACCACGAGGAATTATAGTAATTTTTTGTACTTTATTACCCCCTGGAACTTTAATACCTACAACCGCGTGACCGGCTTCGTGGTAAGCAATCATTGTTAATTCATTTTTTGAAATAACTCTATTTTTCTTAGCCGGTCCCGCCATTACTCTATCTATTGCCTCATCAATATCTTCTAAAGTAATAACTTGATGATTTAATCTAACCGCTAATAAACTGGCTTCATTAATTACATTCTCAAGTTGCGCTCCTGAATAACCTGGTGTTCTTTTGGCAACATTAGACATTTTAACATTTGGCGAAATTCTTTTACCTTTTGCGTGTAGATTTAAAATTTCTTCACGTTCTTTAACATCTGGTAATCCCACAGTAATTTGACGATCAAAACGTCCCGGTCTAATTAAAGCTGGATCTAAAACATCAGTACGGTTTGTGGCTGCAAAAAACAATAAACCTGTGTTTTCTTTAATACCATCCATTTCAACTAGTAATTGATTTAAGGTTTGTTCTCGTTCGTCATGTCCGCCACCTAAACCTGCACCTCTGGTTCTACCTATAGCATCAAGTTCATCGATAAATATAATCGCTGGTGAATTACGACGTGCTTCAGCAACTACACTTCTTACACGTTTTGCTCCTAAACCAACATACATTTCAACAAAATTAGATGCAGAAATAAAGTAAAACGGCACATTAGCTTCACCAGCGGTTGCTTTTGCTAGTAATGTTTTACCGGTTCCTGGAGGGCCTCCTAATAAAATCCCGCGAGGCATTCTAGCTCCAGCTGTAGCGTATTTTTTAGGGTTTTTTAAATAATCAACTATTTCAGAAATCTCTTCGATAGCTTCTTTATTACCTGCTATATCGCTAAATTTTTTATCACTTTTAATTTTTGTTGCAGGATTTTTTTCCTCGCCGATAACACCCATCATGCCACCAGCACCTCTAAATAATGGTCTCATCAAAAATCAACCTATTAACAAGAATATTACTAGTGGTAATATTGACTGAATTATAATAAACAATAATGGAGTTTGAGTTGATCTTCTTGTAGAAGTAATAATTGGATCAACAAAATTAGTTCCTGCTAAATGATTTCCCGCTCTATTTAAAGCTTCAAATAAAGTAAAATTTTGATTAATCGACAATCCCGCTGCTTCTTTAAACGAAACAGGTGTATCTTTAGTTAAATCTACTAAATCGCGACCAACATTAACACTGTATTTAAATTCTTTACCTGCACGAATTAAAGAATAAATAACTTTACCTTCATAAGTTTGAACATCAATATTATTTATGTATTGATTAGGATCTTTAATTGACTGAGCTAATTGAGCATATCATTCATTAATTCCAATATTGCTAGGTGTAGGTCTGAATTTTTGAAATAACATATACCCAATTAAACCAATTGCTAAAGCAACAACAATACTAATAATAACTATTGAAGTTATACTTTTTTTAGGTTTATTTTTATTATTATTCATATGTCTCCTTTCTATCTATGTATATATTTATATATTATATATGATAATATAATTAACATCATATTCAATTAGACAAAGAAAAAACAAAAATATGCAAACAAAATTTGTAATAACTTCTCAATAATCGTATTTATTTTAAATTAAAAAATTTATTTAGCAATTTACCCGATTTCTTACGTATTTTAATGTCTTTTTTTAATAGATATGTTGAAGTTCTATTATTTGATAAATATCATTGCAAAATAGAAACAATTTTTTTTGACGATAGTTTTATATTTTCAAAAAAATTATGAATATATTTATACATTAAGCGATCTTGATGTACGGTTTTAGCAAAAAAGTCTTGGCTAAAATCAGTATTTGTTCAATTTATATATTCAATGTCAATTTTTTTGTTTTGTAAATTTAAATCGTCGTTTATTTTAATTATTTTTAAATAAAAATCTTGTTTTTGTTCTTTAGTCCAAAAAGAATTATTTTTTCGGAATTGGTTTCGCTTAAATTTAATGTCAAAATTCGACTGGTCAACACAAAACGGTATATTTTGTTCTCTAACTTTAGATAATATTTCATCTTTGAAATACTTATTAACAAAAGGACGGTAAATATTCATATTTTTCAATAAATTTGTTGATTTAATACCAAAAAAAACAGGAAACCTTTTGCTTTCTAATTGCATTTGAGCTGTTTCGATAAAATCATCTTTATGGTGTCCTAAAATCAATAAATCACAATTATATTTAAAATAAATTTGTTTAAAAAATTCATATCTTTGTTCACGAGCTCAATTTTCAAAATTACCTTTGTTTAAAGCAAAAAAACACTCAAAAACTTCTAAAATAACATTATTTTCACTACAGTATTTTTTTACGAGTTCAATTTCGGAATCGCTTTCT includes these proteins:
- the ftsH gene encoding ATP-dependent zinc metalloprotease FtsH, translating into MNNNKNKPKKSITSIVIISIVVALAIGLIGYMLFQKFRPTPSNIGINEWYAQLAQSIKDPNQYINNIDVQTYEGKVIYSLIRAGKEFKYSVNVGRDLVDLTKDTPVSFKEAAGLSINQNFTLFEALNRAGNHLAGTNFVDPIITSTRRSTQTPLLFIIIQSILPLVIFLLIGWFLMRPLFRGAGGMMGVIGEEKNPATKIKSDKKFSDIAGNKEAIEEISEIVDYLKNPKKYATAGARMPRGILLGGPPGTGKTLLAKATAGEANVPFYFISASNFVEMYVGLGAKRVRSVVAEARRNSPAIIFIDELDAIGRTRGAGLGGGHDEREQTLNQLLVEMDGIKENTGLLFFAATNRTDVLDPALIRPGRFDRQITVGLPDVKEREEILNLHAKGKRISPNVKMSNVAKRTPGYSGAQLENVINEASLLAVRLNHQVITLEDIDEAIDRVMAGPAKKNRVISKNELTMIAYHEAGHAVVGIKVPGGNKVQKITIIPRGQAGGYNLMTPEDEKYNMSRNELISMITSFMGGRAAEEIIYGADNISTGASDDIQKATKIARKMVTEWGMSDLGPIQYEADEGSPFLGRDYLKSSTFSPEIAKEIDLEVRKIVLEAKNKAVKVINKNKELLELIKTALLEKETIVSEEIEYIAKNMTLPPASQKDDVSIQNLSIDDVLNDASNSVKE
- the tilS gene encoding tRNA lysidine(34) synthetase TilS, which gives rise to MKINKKLIAVSGGPDSMFLLNWCINTYGSQNLIVASVNYKTRTESDSEIELVKKYCSENNVILEVFECFFALNKGNFENWAREQRYEFFKQIYFKYNCDLLILGHHKDDFIETAQMQLESKRFPVFFGIKSTNLLKNMNIYRPFVNKYFKDEILSKVREQNIPFCVDQSNFDIKFKRNQFRKNNSFWTKEQKQDFYLKIIKINDDLNLQNKKIDIEYINWTNTDFSQDFFAKTVHQDRLMYKYIHNFFENIKLSSKKIVSILQWYLSNNRTSTYLLKKDIKIRKKSGKLLNKFFNLK